The following proteins are co-located in the Paenibacillus sp. FSL H8-0079 genome:
- a CDS encoding alpha-mannosidase, which produces MIRIQRFIEDLKQRQWLDTIELPAWEMQRARYIRPGEYEYEQGFENEDEQAEKAMQSLNPLNSVHGTTYFLSKSVEIPAEWQDQAVGLIFEAGGEGLLKVNGMPYHGLDRNHGFVPLPRSRVGNTPQLEIELYDPIPEPHDPLNRQAVIQPPIQGIRAALVHVNQPLQSLMYSVTVLAESLRAYNEKEPKRMALVQAIHQVMDDMYNDPNRWSDAAWIQNFEHGLVQSVQQEDPEEYRSGFMHLVGQSHIDIAWLWPVRETVRKSSRTFSTMCTLMDTYPDFVYSQSQPQLYAFVKDHYPELYERVKARIAEGRWELVGGMWVEPDLNIPSGESLVRQILYGQNFYQAEFGKRSNIEWLPDTFGYCASLPQMLKLANIPYFMTTKLNWNDTNAFPYDLFDWVGIDGTSVLAYLNHGVNEHTRPKDVDEHWQSFKQKDVHPEQMLLYGHGDGGGGVTNEMVEFAERSHLMVGQPISKFSTAGAFFEDISLNNPTLPKWHGDLYLELHRGTYTTHARNKRSNRKAEVLYREAEIWGQFAGACAAHTKNDLDEGWKLIMLNQFHDIIPGTSIPEVYVTSTEEYMKVFALGTSALRETLDTLAENIATDEVDGLPYIIFNSLGWKRGENITITGDAHLARMAAFDRQGNRLACDLEQKEDKYTLLVHVPSIPAFGYTTIWLREASDVILPVREEEQFPSIWETEFYTLEFNDVGEITRWYDKTVGRDWLKPGDRANEWQFFHDKPTYWDAWDIDPRFESQRAGAVQLISREIVQRGATRDVLRFVWKLNQSEISQDIILHRHQRRVDFHTKVNWKESHKLLKVAFPVDLLAAKAAYEIPFGALERPTHNNTSWEQAQFEVCGHRWADISEGNSGVSLLNDCKYGYDIKDRTIRLSLLRAPKWPDEHADQGDHEFTYSILPHQGDWRQAAVVRRAMELNYPVEVVASSQSSGHLPAEHAWVQFHSEHVILDAIKAAEDGSGTVLRFYESSGGRETVQLQWAEKEIKASIINLLEDEIHPLACPNGTFELTFKPYEIKSVKLVDISNESNLTFT; this is translated from the coding sequence ATGATTCGAATTCAGCGATTCATCGAAGATCTGAAACAGCGGCAATGGCTGGATACGATCGAGCTTCCGGCGTGGGAGATGCAGAGGGCCAGATACATTCGGCCAGGGGAATACGAGTACGAGCAGGGATTTGAAAATGAAGATGAGCAGGCAGAAAAGGCCATGCAAAGCTTGAATCCGCTGAACAGCGTACATGGAACGACGTATTTTCTGAGCAAAAGTGTGGAGATTCCTGCGGAATGGCAAGATCAGGCTGTTGGGCTGATCTTCGAGGCTGGAGGAGAAGGGCTGCTGAAGGTGAATGGTATGCCTTATCACGGGCTGGATCGAAATCACGGATTCGTACCTCTTCCGAGAAGTCGGGTTGGCAATACGCCGCAGTTGGAGATTGAACTCTACGATCCAATTCCAGAGCCACATGATCCACTCAACAGACAAGCTGTTATTCAGCCGCCTATTCAGGGCATTCGGGCAGCATTGGTTCATGTTAATCAGCCACTGCAGAGCCTGATGTACAGCGTTACGGTACTCGCCGAGTCGCTCCGGGCATATAACGAGAAGGAGCCCAAGCGGATGGCACTTGTTCAGGCCATTCATCAGGTGATGGATGACATGTACAATGACCCGAATCGCTGGAGTGATGCAGCCTGGATACAGAACTTCGAACATGGATTAGTACAGTCGGTACAGCAGGAAGATCCGGAGGAGTATCGAAGTGGCTTCATGCATCTGGTTGGACAATCCCACATTGATATTGCCTGGCTGTGGCCTGTACGTGAGACGGTTCGCAAGTCCAGTCGCACGTTCTCGACCATGTGTACGTTGATGGACACATACCCGGATTTTGTGTATTCCCAGAGCCAGCCGCAGTTGTATGCCTTCGTGAAGGATCATTACCCGGAGCTGTACGAGCGAGTTAAAGCGCGCATTGCCGAAGGACGCTGGGAATTGGTTGGAGGCATGTGGGTGGAGCCGGATCTGAATATTCCGAGTGGAGAATCGTTGGTTCGGCAGATTCTGTATGGACAGAACTTCTACCAGGCGGAATTTGGCAAGCGCTCCAACATCGAGTGGCTACCGGATACCTTTGGTTACTGTGCTTCTTTGCCGCAGATGCTGAAGCTCGCGAATATCCCTTATTTTATGACCACCAAGCTGAATTGGAATGATACCAATGCGTTTCCGTATGACCTCTTCGACTGGGTAGGCATTGACGGAACTTCCGTGCTGGCGTATCTGAATCATGGCGTGAATGAACATACGCGTCCCAAAGATGTGGATGAACATTGGCAATCATTTAAACAAAAGGATGTGCACCCTGAGCAAATGTTGCTTTACGGACATGGCGATGGTGGTGGCGGCGTGACAAATGAAATGGTGGAGTTTGCGGAGCGATCCCATTTGATGGTTGGACAGCCAATCAGCAAATTCAGCACAGCTGGCGCTTTTTTTGAAGACATATCATTAAATAATCCGACGTTGCCAAAGTGGCACGGGGACTTGTATCTGGAACTGCACCGCGGAACCTATACGACCCATGCAAGGAACAAACGTAGCAACCGTAAGGCAGAGGTATTGTACCGGGAAGCGGAGATCTGGGGGCAATTTGCCGGAGCTTGCGCCGCACACACGAAGAATGATCTGGATGAAGGCTGGAAGTTGATTATGCTAAACCAATTCCATGACATTATTCCGGGAACGTCGATTCCAGAAGTTTACGTAACGTCCACCGAGGAGTACATGAAAGTATTTGCATTAGGTACATCCGCACTGCGGGAAACGCTGGATACCCTTGCGGAGAACATTGCAACAGATGAAGTCGATGGTCTCCCCTATATTATATTCAACAGCCTCGGCTGGAAACGCGGAGAAAATATCACCATTACAGGGGATGCTCACCTCGCCAGGATGGCTGCATTTGATCGTCAAGGAAACCGTCTGGCCTGTGATCTTGAACAAAAGGAAGACAAGTATACGTTGCTCGTGCATGTTCCGTCGATTCCTGCTTTTGGGTATACAACCATATGGCTGCGCGAAGCATCGGATGTTATCCTTCCAGTAAGGGAAGAAGAACAATTCCCTTCCATATGGGAAACCGAATTTTACACCCTTGAGTTCAATGACGTGGGAGAGATCACCCGATGGTATGACAAAACGGTAGGACGCGACTGGCTGAAGCCCGGTGATCGGGCGAATGAGTGGCAGTTTTTCCACGACAAACCGACGTACTGGGATGCATGGGATATCGATCCACGATTTGAATCCCAGCGAGCAGGTGCCGTGCAGTTGATCTCCAGAGAGATTGTACAGCGCGGGGCTACGCGAGATGTACTGCGTTTTGTCTGGAAGCTGAATCAATCGGAGATCAGCCAGGATATCATTTTACATCGCCACCAGCGGCGTGTTGATTTCCATACGAAAGTGAACTGGAAGGAGAGCCATAAGCTGCTCAAGGTGGCCTTTCCGGTGGATCTGTTGGCAGCCAAAGCAGCCTATGAGATTCCATTTGGAGCGTTGGAGCGTCCAACTCATAACAACACCAGTTGGGAACAGGCGCAGTTCGAGGTCTGTGGACATCGTTGGGCGGATATCTCGGAGGGCAATAGCGGTGTGAGTTTGCTGAATGATTGCAAGTACGGATACGACATCAAGGATCGGACGATCCGCCTGTCCCTGCTTCGTGCCCCGAAATGGCCGGATGAACATGCCGATCAGGGCGATCATGAATTCACGTACTCGATCCTGCCCCACCAGGGCGATTGGCGACAAGCCGCCGTGGTTCGCCGGGCGATGGAGCTTAATTATCCGGTGGAGGTTGTTGCATCGAGTCAGTCTTCCGGTCACTTGCCAGCTGAACATGCTTGGGTTCAGTTCCACAGTGAGCATGTCATTCTGGATGCCATTAAGGCTGCGGAAGACGGCTCTGGAACGGTGCTGCGTTTCTACGAATCCTCAGGAGGTCGGGAAACGGTGCAGCTTCAGTGGGCTGAAAAGGAAATCAAAGCGTCCATCATTAATCTGCTGGAGGATGAGATCCATCCGTTGGCTTGTCCGAACGGCACATTCGAACTGACATTCAAACCGTATGAGATTAAGTCGGTGAAACTTGTTGATATCAGTAATGAGTCGAACCTTACATTTACATGA